Part of the Toxotes jaculatrix isolate fToxJac2 chromosome 1, fToxJac2.pri, whole genome shotgun sequence genome, ATTTATATAGACTGGAGGGTGGAGAGGCCCTGGATGCAGCCAGAGTCCCAGTGTTTGAGTGGAAGAACAGCAGATTTCTGAGTGTGACTGATGTGCTGCATTATTACACCGCTCAGTCATGCATTTAAATCCATCTCAcgacccacaaacacacactcaccttttCCTCAGAGACTCGGTTCTCTCTACAATCTGAGGGAAGAATGAAGACAATCGCTGGTTAAAACTCACAGGAATTTTCCTTGTAACTCACATTTGGGAAATGACCTTCAGTAACACAAGACTTTTTATTGAAGCAGGCTGCATTTCAGTCTTACATACTGACATAAAAATTATTTGTACCaaataaaaattgaattttctttttttttttcatggtgaaAGGCAGAAACATATGTTCCCTCACTGGTTGGTTTTTGAGGGGAGGGTTTTGAAAGCAGCCCTCAAATCTGGAACATGGACTAAATTAAAAGGAGCTGTTTGAGAAATAGACTCTGTGACTGtttatttgactgtttttaatgACACAAGGAAAGAACATTAAGACAATAACAGAAGAAGTAGTGACCTTCTCATCCTGTAACCATGGATGAGAAAATGGACCACCCTCCTTCCTAAACAGGACCTCCAGATTGAAAGAGGAataaaacaattacaaacataattgttttgcatctctttgcgTGTCTCTTGGTGATCATTtagtgtgtctttgttgttgtttagccTCTCTCTGAGATAATTTAGCAGCTCTATGACTTTCAAACAGAGGCACAAGTCCTGGGGACCAAAAGGTGAAGGAGGACGTGGTAGGCCTGTTTGGGACACATCCATGTCTGCAACCTTTGTAATCTTTAGGCAGCCGCTCACCTTCGACCCTGACCATCATGCATAGCCGCACTCACCGTGCATTGACCGTCTGTTGAGACTCTGCTGTTGACTTCATCCTGTAAAGAGACAGAGTGCTGAATGGCTGATGGCTGCAGGTTCCAGCAGCTCTGACGCGTCAGCTAAATGACTGTAAGTACAATCTGAGGTGATGTGTTTCTCCAAACCTTCAGCTGACGCACACACGGTACTTACCGGGTAAAACTGTATGAGGAGTTTCTGGAGGAACAGCGGGGAGCATGAAACAGACAGATGGCACAGATCAGCAGAACATAATTTCACCCTGAGCATATCACTGCAGGTTAGTGGAAAATACAGGAAAACCCCTTCAGGTTCTCCATCTTTGTTGTGTTCTGATGTACAGTTACAATCATTCAGTCCAaaactctttttaaaaatcataatCTAAACTGATCattactgaaaaacacacattactgCCCAGCAAACTGAAATCTGATGTCAGCGGCTGAATTTTGATGCACATGGAGAAAGCAGCTCCATTAGCAAAGAGGAGAAAACTTTAATCAACTCAGAAAATCTTTTTCCAACTTGATTGTTGAATCCTGCTGTAAAATGGCAGCTTTGATTCATAGGAACTGACAAAAGAACCTGATGTGTTATGGAAAAATCTGAGGATAATGCAGCGATTAGTCACACTGAGGCTGCCGTTACTGATACagatttttgaaaaattaatcATATATCACCTTTAATTTATATTTGAATTAGAAATATTCCATTGTACAGACCACTTTTGGTTTTATGAGATACCTTGAATGTCGGGCTCATGGGGCCGTAGCAGTTTAACAGCTCCTCGCcttcgctgctgctgctgcagagagaaactgCAGATCTCCTGTTCACCTCGTCgctcctcctgtctctgctcttCACTGACCTCTGGGACCGCACCAACATATAAATGTCAACATTATGATCAGGGGTCTAATGAAACCTGATCAATACGAGAAACTGGGTTTTGTGGCATCAGTCATCAAGCTCTGGTCCAGAAGTAGAGATCTATTATATCATCTCAAGTCCAGATTCCCCCCAGTATCTGTTCCTGCTCATTTTTACATTATGATTCAGACTTTTAAACCTTGTTCacgctgctcacacacactgtgttgttCAGTGGAAAACACTAATGAATAACTGGCAAATTGCTGGTGCTAAAAGTTGGAATTTGTTACAACATCATGCATCTGAGCCAAAGCAGcattcttttccttttattacTTTCAGATTTCAAGCCAAATTCTTCATATTATGAATTTTCTAATAAACATCCATGTGTTTGATGAAATATTCTATATAACACTCAGAGAAACAGGAACGTTTTTGGAGTTATGTCAGCACAATGCTGCTTAGTAGCAGAGGTGATgaaaaataagagtaaaagtCTGAGTCCCAGCTTGGGGCCCTTTTTAACACCCCACTAGGTGAAAGTGTTGGACAGAACTCACAACATATGTTTTTGAGATACAGTCATGGGAGTAAAACGTGTGAAGTTCATGCTTGTGACGTGGACATTAAAGGTACCCTGAGGAGTTTTTGACCAGTGGTAGCACTATAAAGCAGTGTTTTTACAAGTGggtccctgttttgtttgttcatgttcacaaacacaatGGCTCGTAAATTTTATGGAGATTTCACCactaaatttcttttttttttttcttcacaactggtgcacaaataaaaactgtattGTGATTGTGGTATTAGAGGAACGGTCATCACAAACATTACAATCCATTCTGGTGACCACGAATAACCACAGCAAGTTTCAGGACAACCTGGACGGTAGTTTCCAACATATTTTGTTGTGGACTAAAGTTGATGACAAATCTTCAGGTTTCCTTACACACAGGTACCAGTAAGAACAGCAGTAGAGGCAGGagtagtaacagtaacagtattaTTAGAAAGCAAACCTTGTCTGGCACCTTgtgctcttcttcctcctcttcctcctcctcttccctgtgtctctgctctgtcctgaGGTGGAGGTCTTCCCTCTCTTCATGTGTGAAGCTCAGTTCTTCTTCATCAAGATCACCCTCATCTCTGCGGCTCTGTCGGGGTTCTGCTGACCTCCACTCCCTCTGCAAAGAAGGCTgcacctcctcttccttcagCACCTCCTGCTCCACCTCTCCATCCACCCTGCATCCGGCCCCCCCGCTGTGGAGGAGACAACTGAACAGGTCAATAAAGTCAAACTGTTACTGAGCAGAGAATGATTCAGATGCAAACACTGAACCAAGAGAAAAACACCAATCACGAGACGACAGCGATAAAAACATGTCACACCGTGGCCTCATTGTCCCTGCCGCCAGGTAGGACGTCCTGTCGGGTGGTTGGCCTGTGGCGTGCTGCAGTCTGGTGTCCTGCGGCAGAAAGACTGACGAGCTATATGACGTCCTGACGTCCTTTTTGTTGCTTGACGtctaaaacaaaagaaaccagaAGCAGAGCAGGTTAACATGTTTTTCCACAGAGACGATGATCTCGGCCAAACGTTGAGTCCTGAGTTTGGAAAGTCTGTTTTCAGATGCACTTCTACATATTCACTGAATAATCTGCAGCAGAGATTGTGGCTTGACGCTGCCTGAGTCGTTTCAGAGCTcattaaaagcacattttttaGTAATGACACTTCTCAATAAAACAGTGATGCTTTTGTTTAACACTCATGCTTAATCATTTATtcttatgattatgattatcaTCTGTTAGCGTTGTTGGGTTATGTAGTTTTTATGATGTTAACACAGCAGACTTGTAAAGGGCTCACGCTCTTTAATGAGTTCTTTccgtgtgtaaaaaaaaataataataataataaaaggtaATAAAAAGGTTGAAGTACTTGCAGATAATTACAGTGGTAATCATCATGATTACTGCCGTTGCTTTCACATTGAATATTTAAACAACATTaggagtctacagccatgctagtgaGTTAAATGCTAACAATGTTCACAATGCTAAAATGCAGATTTTAACATCTTAGCAGGGTAGAAGCTAACATCATCACCACAGTGACTATTGTATTGTTAACTGTCCCTAAAGGTTTAGTCCAGGAAACTTGCTCTGAAAGAGAGTTTTCAAATAGAAAACGTTGATTCAACATGAAAACCTTGAGACTGGCCAAAGCATCAGACACATCCAGGACAACACAAACTAATTTGTTAGGCTGGTAGTTAGTACTGACAGAATCGATCTGCTAGGCTTCGTACCTTCTCTGCGGGTCTTGTTGAAGCTTCTTGGGGCCGACTGCATCTTTCTGGCTCCCGTCCCTGTTCTTCAtcctcctgctgtttctcctcttcaggCCCTGGTTTCCACTGTGGTACTGAAGGTGTCCGCACCCTGGCCCTGCAGTCATCCGGCACCTCTTGCTCGTTTCGATTCTCCAGCCTGTGGCTCCAGTCGCTGAAGCCCTCGTCCTCCTCCAGAACCAAGCAGCAACTGGGCTTCAGCTCCTCGTCCAACCTGAGGAACAGATGGAAAAACGGGTACCTTAGAGGACTGACTGATTGTACCTCCTGGCTTGAATTAATGGGACCAAAGCTCAAGTTCTGTGCCCTGATGAATTTTTTGGTTGAAGCACACTAAAAACTAAACATGCAAACTgctgcactgtgctgctgcatgACACACACCAGAGGAAATGAAGACCACATGTAGTGTAGGTGTAAAAGTGGTTTGACCGCAGCACATAAACAGTTTGATTATAAGAAAATCAAGGTGAGCTAatatttaaaaccatttttaaaacTAGACGGACGGATGTTCTAcctatctatttatttatttttcactagTGAAAAGTTTACAAGCAGCTGAATTCAAAGACG contains:
- the LOC121179938 gene encoding lymphocyte-specific protein 1-like isoform X2, which gives rise to MSESIRRRSSSRQLLQNLIRVTAQRSQEDAEEVERERRRRAREKQRGEGSPSWPEPPHHNNLTQHNTELDEELKPSCCLVLEEDEGFSDWSHRLENRNEQEVPDDCRARVRTPSVPQWKPGPEEEKQQEDEEQGREPERCSRPQEASTRPAEKTSSNKKDVRTSYSSSVFLPQDTRLQHATGQPPDRTSYLAAGTMRPRCLLHSGGAGCRVDGEVEQEVLKEEEVQPSLQREWRSAEPRQSRRDEGDLDEEELSFTHEEREDLHLRTEQRHREEEEEEEEEEHKRSVKSRDRRSDEVNRRSAVSLCSSSSEGEELLNCYGPMSPTFKKLLIQFYPDEVNSRVSTDGQCTIVERTESLRKSTNNIKKTLPPVAVSKIHKKLEQYTHALEVSSMEGKAGGPALTDLTSPTEPVASKKNLFEAGEAWNQNAISVPSSKDADGLKVGVAELINQWVRGSEDGSRCSSPFKPAESSAGKRYKFVVTGHGKYEKVSVDNGCSKDVNCQSAGQLYEDL
- the LOC121179938 gene encoding lymphocyte-specific protein 1-like isoform X1 — translated: MSESIRRRSSSRQLLQNLIRVTAQRSQEDAEEVERERRRRAREKQRGEGSPSWPEPPHHNNLTQHNTELDEELKPSCCLVLEEDEGFSDWSHRLENRNEQEVPDDCRARVRTPSVPQWKPGPEEEKQQEDEEQGREPERCSRPQEASTRPAEKTSSNKKDVRTSYSSSVFLPQDTRLQHATGQPPDRTSYLAAGTMRPRCLLHSGGAGCRVDGEVEQEVLKEEEVQPSLQREWRSAEPRQSRRDEGDLDEEELSFTHEEREDLHLRTEQRHREEEEEEEEEEHKVPDKRSVKSRDRRSDEVNRRSAVSLCSSSSEGEELLNCYGPMSPTFKKLLIQFYPDEVNSRVSTDGQCTIVERTESLRKSTNNIKKTLPPVAVSKIHKKLEQYTHALEVSSMEGKAGGPALTDLTSPTEPVASKKNLFEAGEAWNQNAISVPSSKDADGLKVGVAELINQWVRGSEDGSRCSSPFKPAESSAGKRYKFVVTGHGKYEKVSVDNGCSKDVNCQSAGQLYEDL
- the LOC121179938 gene encoding lymphocyte-specific protein 1-like isoform X3, with protein sequence MSESIRRRSSSRQLLQNLIRVTAQRSQEDAEEVERERRRRAREKQRGEGSPSWPEPPHHNNLTQHNTELDEELKPSCCLVLEEDEGFSDWSHRLENRNEQEVPDDCRARVRTPSVPQWKPGPEEEKQQEDEEQGREPERCSRPQEASTRPAEKTSSNKKDVRTSYSSSVFLPQDTRLQHATGQPPDRTSYLAAGTMRPRGGAGCRVDGEVEQEVLKEEEVQPSLQREWRSAEPRQSRRDEGDLDEEELSFTHEEREDLHLRTEQRHREEEEEEEEEEHKVPDKRSVKSRDRRSDEVNRRSAVSLCSSSSEGEELLNCYGPMSPTFKKLLIQFYPDEVNSRVSTDGQCTIVERTESLRKSTNNIKKTLPPVAVSKIHKKLEQYTHALEVSSMEGKAGGPALTDLTSPTEPVASKKNLFEAGEAWNQNAISVPSSKDADGLKVGVAELINQWVRGSEDGSRCSSPFKPAESSAGKRYKFVVTGHGKYEKVSVDNGCSKDVNCQSAGQLYEDL